The Serratia rhizosphaerae genome has a segment encoding these proteins:
- a CDS encoding DUF350 domain-containing protein has translation MDIISALAAFAAYFFSGFAMVLVFLFIYTRITAHDEWALIKQNNQSAAFGFVGACLGYVIPLASAAINSVSLLDYVIWGAVALVVQLLLFAAVKVYMPRISDKIEANHLAAGIFLGGVSISGGVLNAACMTY, from the coding sequence ATGGATATCATTAGCGCACTGGCGGCGTTTGCCGCCTACTTTTTCAGCGGTTTTGCCATGGTGCTGGTCTTTTTGTTTATTTACACCCGCATCACGGCGCATGACGAATGGGCATTGATTAAACAGAATAATCAGTCTGCCGCATTCGGTTTCGTCGGCGCCTGTCTGGGGTATGTGATTCCCCTGGCCAGTGCGGCGATCAACTCGGTCAGCCTGCTGGATTACGTGATCTGGGGCGCGGTCGCGCTGGTGGTGCAACTGCTGCTGTTTGCCGCAGTGAAAGTCTATATGCCGCGCATCAGCGATAAAATTGAGGCCAACCATCTGGCGGCGGGGATTTTCCTCGGCGGCGTCTCCATCAGCGGCGGCGTATTGAATGCGGCGTGCATGACATATTAA
- a CDS encoding isovaleryl-CoA dehydrogenase: protein MVWHTHDVFNQPKPLGNSNLFLSDTPLREAVQREQAGWDSEVLASLGQQLGTQESLELGRLANANPPELLRYDACGQRLDDVRFHPAWHILMQGLVANRVHNLPWEEEARVGSVVARAARFMLHAQVEAGTLCPITMTYGATPLLQRTLPAVFSDWLPPLLSDRYDAHLLPGAQKRGLLIGMGMTEKQGGSDVLSNTTTATPLAGRGNGELYRLVGHKWFFSVPQSDAHLVLAQAGGGLSCFFLPRILPDGTRNAVRLERLKDKLGNRSNASSEAEFLDASAWLLGDEGDGVRQILKMGALTRFDCALGSHGLMRRALSVALYHAHQRQAFGKTLIQLPLMRQQLARMALRLEAQVAALMRLARAYGDVGSPLAQGLSRIMTSAAKFEVCRQGSPFVAEAMEALGGIGYCEESELPRLYREMPVNSIWEGSGNIMSLDVLRAWTKSSAVQEAVQQEFSEVKGQNRHFDRQWRQLMQQLRKGQEAQGRSMTAQLFNLLAAAQLLRSAAPSLAEAWCQMALDARGDRVLPETLCASLLDRAMGG from the coding sequence ATGGTCTGGCATACGCACGATGTCTTTAATCAGCCCAAACCGCTGGGCAACAGCAACCTTTTTCTTTCCGATACGCCGCTGCGCGAGGCGGTGCAGCGCGAGCAGGCCGGCTGGGACAGCGAGGTGTTGGCCTCGCTGGGACAACAGCTGGGCACCCAGGAATCGTTAGAGCTGGGGCGGCTGGCCAACGCCAACCCGCCGGAGTTATTGCGTTACGACGCCTGCGGCCAACGGCTTGACGACGTTCGCTTCCATCCCGCCTGGCACATTCTGATGCAGGGGCTGGTGGCTAACCGGGTACACAACCTGCCGTGGGAGGAGGAAGCGCGCGTCGGTTCGGTGGTCGCCCGTGCGGCGCGTTTTATGCTGCATGCGCAGGTGGAGGCCGGCACGCTGTGTCCCATCACCATGACTTACGGCGCCACGCCGCTGTTGCAGCGCACCCTGCCGGCGGTGTTCAGCGACTGGCTGCCGCCGCTGCTGTCCGACCGTTATGATGCCCATCTGCTGCCGGGGGCGCAGAAGCGCGGTCTGTTGATCGGCATGGGTATGACGGAAAAGCAGGGCGGTTCCGACGTGCTGAGTAACACTACCACGGCGACGCCGCTGGCCGGACGTGGCAACGGCGAGCTTTACCGCCTGGTGGGGCATAAATGGTTTTTCTCGGTGCCGCAGAGCGATGCGCATCTGGTGTTGGCGCAGGCCGGCGGCGGGCTGTCCTGCTTTTTCCTGCCGCGTATCCTGCCCGACGGCACGCGTAATGCGGTGCGGTTGGAGCGGCTGAAGGACAAGCTCGGCAACCGTTCAAATGCCAGCAGCGAGGCGGAGTTTCTTGACGCCAGCGCCTGGCTGCTGGGCGACGAGGGCGATGGCGTGCGGCAAATCCTCAAAATGGGCGCGCTGACCCGCTTTGACTGTGCGCTCGGCAGCCACGGGCTGATGCGTCGTGCGCTGTCGGTGGCGCTGTATCACGCCCATCAGCGCCAGGCCTTCGGCAAAACGCTGATCCAGCTGCCGCTGATGCGCCAGCAGCTGGCGCGTATGGCGCTACGGCTAGAGGCGCAGGTCGCGGCGCTGATGCGGTTGGCGCGCGCCTATGGCGACGTTGGCAGCCCGTTGGCGCAGGGGCTGAGCCGCATTATGACGTCGGCGGCGAAGTTTGAAGTCTGCCGTCAGGGGAGCCCTTTTGTCGCCGAGGCGATGGAGGCGCTGGGCGGCATCGGCTATTGCGAAGAGAGCGAACTGCCGCGTCTGTATCGCGAGATGCCGGTCAACAGCATCTGGGAAGGTTCGGGCAATATTATGAGCCTGGACGTGCTGCGCGCCTGGACGAAAAGCAGCGCGGTACAGGAGGCGGTACAGCAGGAGTTCAGCGAGGTCAAAGGGCAGAACCGCCACTTCGATCGCCAGTGGCGACAGCTGATGCAGCAGCTGCGTAAGGGACAGGAGGCGCAGGGGCGGAGCATGACGGCGCAGCTGTTTAATCTGCTTGCGGCGGCGCAGCTGTTGCGCAGCGCAGCGCCGTCGCTGGCGGAGGCCTGGTGTCAGATGGCGTTGGATGCGCGCGGCGATCGCGTACTGCCGGAGACGCTGTGCGCATCGCTGCTTGACAGAGCGATGGGCGGCTAG
- the rlmB gene encoding 23S rRNA (guanosine(2251)-2'-O)-methyltransferase RlmB produces MSEIIYGIHAVKALLERDPQRFLEVFILKGRDDRRLQPLIAELEATGIVIQVANRQWLDDKVEGAVHQGIVARVREGRQYQENDLPGLLESVDTPFLLILDGVTDPHNLGACLRSADAAGVHAVIVPRDRSAQLNATAKKVACGAAESVPLIRVTNLARTMRLLQEMNVWIVGTAGEADHTLYQSKLTGPMALVMGAEGEGMRRLTREHCDELISIPMAGSVSSLNVSVATGVCLFEAVRQRS; encoded by the coding sequence ATGAGCGAAATTATTTACGGTATCCACGCCGTTAAAGCCCTGTTGGAACGTGACCCGCAACGCTTCCTGGAAGTGTTTATCCTGAAAGGCCGCGACGACCGTCGTCTGCAGCCGCTGATCGCCGAGCTGGAGGCCACCGGCATTGTGATTCAGGTGGCGAACCGGCAGTGGCTGGATGACAAGGTGGAAGGCGCGGTGCACCAGGGGATCGTCGCCCGCGTGCGCGAAGGTCGTCAGTATCAGGAAAATGACCTGCCGGGGCTGCTGGAAAGCGTCGATACGCCTTTTCTGCTGATTCTGGACGGCGTGACCGACCCGCACAACCTTGGCGCCTGCCTGCGCAGCGCCGACGCTGCCGGCGTACATGCGGTGATCGTACCGCGCGATCGTTCCGCGCAGCTGAACGCGACGGCGAAGAAAGTGGCCTGCGGCGCGGCGGAAAGCGTGCCGCTGATCCGTGTCACCAACCTGGCGCGCACCATGCGTTTGCTGCAGGAGATGAACGTGTGGATTGTCGGTACCGCCGGCGAAGCCGATCATACTCTGTATCAGAGCAAGCTGACCGGGCCGATGGCGCTGGTGATGGGCGCAGAAGGCGAAGGCATGCGCCGTCTGACGCGCGAGCACTGCGATGAGCTGATCAGCATTCCGATGGCGGGCAGCGTCTCCTCGCTGAACGTGTCGGTCGCCACCGGCGTTTGCCTGTTCGAAGCGGTGCGCCAGCGCAGCTGA